In Primulina eburnea isolate SZY01 chromosome 5, ASM2296580v1, whole genome shotgun sequence, a single window of DNA contains:
- the LOC140831880 gene encoding pectinesterase 3-like, translated as MGSRNDSFKTASFDGLEEQERKKTPDTVEVFESIKNDEFEEEEYRRQTRKRLIIITVASVVLIVLIIGAIIGVIHGKDSAPNSNQVKDPISKACTTTKFQDSFYSNMHSLVTSSKDSTTDHDSPSQIFTLSLKVTLNELLRLQSSILQRSVSFGKNGPNGPSSIMEVLNLCENLIQDAIDRVNMSISSSSEFDKFSRYKVSDVRNWLSSAITYEQTCLDSLVEFPSISTSIGEEMKANIQKATEFTSNSLEIISNTFTTFQNFKIHVL; from the coding sequence ATGGGATCACGAAACGACTCATTTAAAACAGCCTCGTTTGATGGATTAGAGGAGCAAGAAAGGAAGAAAACGCCTGATACAGTTGAAGTTTTTGAGAGCATCAAGAATGATGAATTTGAAGAGGAGGAATACCGAAGGCAAACGCGTAAACGTCTAATAATCATAACTGTTGCTTCTGTTGTATTGATTGTTCTGATCATTGGAGCAATAATAGGGGTAATTCACGGAAAAGATAGTGCCCCCAATTCGAATCAGGTAAAAGATCCAATCTCTAAAGCATGTACCACGACAAAATTTCAAGATTCTTTCTATTCAAATATGCATTCCCTCGTGACATCCAGCAAAGATTCAACCACTGATCATGATAGTCCCTCACAAATCTTCACACTTTCACTAAAAGTGACGCTAAATGAGCTACTGAGGCTGCAGTCTTCCATTCTCCAAAGGTCCGTTTCCTTCGGAAAAAATGGCCCAAATGGTCCATCTTCTATTATGGAAGTGTTGAATCTATGTGAAAATCTTATCCAGGATGCCATTGATCGTGTCAACATGTCCATTTCCTCGTCCTCTGAATTCGACAAGTTCTCCAGGTACAAGGTTAGTGATGTTAGGAATTGGCTAAGCTCTGCAATAACCTACGAGCAAACTTGCCTGGATAGTCTAGTGGAGTTTCCAAGCATTTCAACATCGATCGGGGAAGAAATGAAGGCCAATATACAAAAAGCCACAGAATTCACCAGCAATAGCCTTGAAATCATTTCTAACACGTTTACAACTTTCCAAAATTTCAAGATTCATGTCCTATAA
- the LOC140832352 gene encoding putative pectinesterase/pectinesterase inhibitor 45, translating to MAFQDFDQITLRRKQERQQKIKRRITIAIASSVGVLLLAAAAVCAVAYKNNLDAGTGGHSESHSAPRQVVTADKAVKSVCAGTDYKQTCEDSLSKAVKDNATAQPKDILKAAFSVASDEIDKVIKQASGLKFDSPLKKAAFDDCLVLLNDAKEELNSSISSIEGKDLIKFSSETGDLNNWLSAVLSYQQTCIDGFPEGKEKDALKKILKTTRELGSNALAITSQLSSIFSILQVSDVKRNLLSVDEDGFPSWISRENRRMLKTNSPKIRPNATVAKDGSGDFTTVSAALNAMPEKYTGRYVIYVKEGVYQESVMVTKKMVNVTMYGDGSQKSIISGSKNFVDGVPTFQTATFAALGEGFIAQSLGFRNTAGPEKHQAVALRVQADRSIFVNCRMEGFQDTLYAQTHRQFYRSCYITGTIDFIFGDAAAVFQNCMIYIRKPLENQKNIVTAQGRIDRRQTTGIVLQNCKILADPKLEPEKAKFKNYLGRPWKEYSRTIVMESEIGDLIQPEGWLEWEGDFALKTLYYAEFNNKGPGSNTSGRVKWPGCKTIKREDALKYTVGPFLQGESWLKNPIVPVRFGLFTLRSCFEYQLKFSYFFSVYKEIQYTDWALDFLAILILIYF from the exons ATGGCATTTCAAGATTTCGACCAGATTACATTACGTCGAAAACAAGAGAGGCAGCAAAAGATTAAAAGGAGGATCACTATTGCCATTGCTTCGAGTGTAGGTGTTCTTCTCTTGGCTGCTGCTGCTGTTTGTGCCGTTGCATACAAAAACAATCTTGATGCTGGTACAGGTGGGCATAGCGAGTCCCACTCTGCTCCTAGACAGGTCGTCACGGCTGATAAGGCCGTAAAATCTGTCTGTGCGGGCACGGATTATAAGCAAACGTGTGAAGATAGCCTGTCAAAGGCAGTCAAGGACAATGCCACTGCTCAGCCGAAGGATATTCTCAAGGCCGCTTTTTCTGTTGCCTCAGATGAGATTGATAAGGTTATCAAACAAGCTTCGGGACTCAAATTTGATAGCCCTCTTAAAAAGGCAGCGTTTGATGACTGTTTGGTGCTGCTAAATGATGCTAAGGAGGAGCTGAATAGCTCTATTTCTAGTATAGAAGGCAAAGATTTGATAAAGTTTTCGTCAGAAACCGGTGATCTTAACAATTGGTTGAGTGCCGTTTTGTCTTATCAGCAGACATGTATCGATGGATTTCCTGAAGGGAAGGAAAAGGATGCATTGAAGAAGATTTTGAAGACTACTAGGGAACTTGGCAGCAATGCTCTTGCTATTACATCGCAATTGTCGAGTATTTTTTCCATCTTGCAAGTTTCTGATGTGAAACGGAATCTTTTATCTGTAGATGAAGATGGATTCCCATCATGGATCAGTCGAGAGAACCGGAGAATGTTGAAGACAAATTCTCCAAAAATTAGGCCTAATGCGACTGTTGCGAAAGACGGCAGTGGGGACTTTACCACTGTTTCTGCAGCATTGAATGCTATGCCTGAGAAGTACACGGGACG ATATGTGATTTACGTTAAAGAAGGAGTGTACCAAGAGAGCGTGATGGTTACCAAGAAAATGGTAAACGTCACAATGTACGGTGATGGATCACAGAAGAGCATCATCTCGGGAAGCAAGAACTTCGTAGATGGAGTTCCAACATTTCAGACAGCTACTTTTG CCGCTTTAGGGGAAGGATTCATTGCCCAATCACTTGGATTCAGGAACACTGCCGGTCCTGAAAAACATCAAGCCGTGGCTTTAAGAGTCCAAGCGGATCGTTCAATCTTCGTTAACTGCAGAATGGAGGGATTCCAGGACACCTTGTATGCTCAAACCCACAGACAGTTCTACCGAAGCTGTTACATTACCGGCACAATAGATTTCATATTCGGTGATGCAGCTGCCGTGTTCCAAAACTGCATGATCTATATTCGTAAACCATTGGAAAACCAGAAGAATATCGTCACAGCTCAGGGACGTATAGACAGGAGGCAAACCACAGGGATTGTGCTTCAGAACTGCAAGATTTTGGCAGATCCGAAGCTCGAGCCAGAGAAGGCGAAATTCAAGAATTATCTAGGCAGGCCCTGGAAAGAATACTCGAGGACCATTGTCATGGAATCAGAGATAGGCGATCTGATTCAGCCTGAGGGATGGCTTGAATGGGAAGGAGATTTTGCGCTCAAGACCCTTTACTATGCAGAGTTTAACAACAAAGGCCCGGGGTCGAATACTTCTGGAAGAGTTAAATGGCCAGGATGCAAAACCATTAAGAGGGAAGATGCCTTGAAGTATACCGTTGGACCCTTCTTACAGGGAGAAAGCTGGCTGAAGAATCCAATTGTCCCTGTTCGCTTTGGCTTGTTTACATTGAGATCTTGTTTCGAATATCAgttaaagttttcttattttttttctgTTTATAAAGAGATTCAATATACAGATTGGGCGTTAGATTTTCTTGCTATTCTGATCTTAATCTATTTCTAG
- the LOC140831606 gene encoding probable pectinesterase/pectinesterase inhibitor 32 has translation MAFWKILFLLTLCLCLANIVHSEYEALECLNVPTREFVGSVNATIETIQQVSSVLSGFAGVMDDFRLSIAVRDCQDLVDTSVEELSWVVSASLNGNSKENGTGNMNSDMKTWLSGALIDQETCKEGLNGINGTVKNLISSNLDLIASSLHELLSMVKPTTDSGPDTIRGSKKPKTHDKFPIWLSPHDQNFLNSTNTKVDVVVAADGTGNFSRIGDAIAGAPKYSAKRYVIHVKRGVYYEYVAINKEKWNIMIVGDGMDATVIRGNHSRPDVLRTYDSATFAVKGKGFIGRDITFENTAGPHKEQAVAFMSDSDASVLYHCAFRGFQDTLYAHKNRQFYRECHITGTVDFICGHAAAVFQKCQIKARKGLVGQKNTITAQSRKSTEDESGFSIQCCNISVEHDILNMNITYLGRPWKQYSRTVVMQSYIGHGINPKGWLEWKGDLFLDSLYYGEYMNDGPGAGLAARVKWPGYHIFNDSAQADPFTVSKLITGDKWIPATGIGYTSGLSSYC, from the exons ATGgctttctggaaaattctgttCTTGCTGACTCTGTGCCTGTGTTTAGCTAATATTGTACACTCGGAGTACGAAGCGTTGGAGTGTCTGAATGTTCCGACACGGGAGTTCGTAGGTTCCGTCAATGCTACCATTGAGACAATCCAGCAGGTGAGTTCCGTTTTATCAGGGTTTGCCGGAGTAATGGACGATTTTCGACTATCTATTGCTGTTCGAGATTGCCAAGATCTGGTGGATACTTCTGTGGAAGAGTTGAGCTGGGTTGTTTCGGCTTCGCTGAACGGAAata GCAAAGAAAATGGCACTGGAAATATGAATTCAGACATGAAAACATGGCTGAGTGGTGCATTAATAGATCAAGAAACATGCAAGGAAGGGTTGAATGGCATAAATGGGACCGTGAAAAATCTAATCTCGAGCAACCTAGACCTAATCGCATCGTCACTCCACGAACTTCTCTCAATGGTCAAACCGACTACGGACAGCGGCCCCGACACCATTCGTGGCAGCAAGAAACCTAAAACCCACGACAAGTTTCCTATTTGGTTGAGTCCCCATGACCAGAACTTCCTCAACTCCACAAACACCAAGGTGGATGTGGTGGTTGCCGCGGATGGGACAGGGAATTTCAGCAGGATAGGTGATGCTATTGCGGGGGCGCCGAAATATAGTGCTAAAAGATATGTTATACATGTAAAAAGAGGCGTGTATTATGAGTATGTGGCGATCAATAAGGAAAAATGGAACATAATGATCGTTGGAGATGGGATGGATGCAACAGTGATCAGGGGTAATCACAGCCGTCCTGATGTATTGAGAACGTATGACTCTGCAACATTTG CTGTGAAAGGGAAAGGATTCATCGGCCGGGACATAACATTCGAGAACACGGCCGGGCCGCATAAGGAACAAGCCGTGGCATTCATGTCCGATTCCGATGCATCGGTTTTGTATCATTGTGCTTTCCGTGGATTCCAGGATACCCTCTACGCGCATAAAAACCGACAGTTTTACAGGGAATGTCATATCACAGGTACCGTCGATTTCATCTGCGGACATGCTGCAGCCGTGTTCCAAAAATGTCAAATCAAGGCCCGGAAAGGCCTTGTTGGCCAAAAGAACACCATCACGGCTCAGAGCCGAAAGTCGACGGAAGACGAATCGGGATTCTCAATCCAATGTTGCAACATTTCAGTTGAACATGATATCTTAAATATGAACATAACATACCTAGGCCGGCCCTGGAAGCAATATTCGCGAACAGTTGTCATGCAATCGTACATTGGCCACGGCATTAATCCCAAGGGATGGCTCGAATGGAAGGGAGATTTGTTTTTGGACTCTTTATATTATGGTGAGTATATGAATGACGGACCAGGTGCGGGCTTAGCGGCACGAGTGAAATGGCCTGGATACCATATTTTCAATGATTCGGCACAAGCAGATCCGTTTACAGTGTCAAAACTTATTACAGGAGACAAATGGATACCCGCGACAGGGATAGGGTATACATCCGGTTTGTCTAGTTATTGTTAA
- the LOC140832353 gene encoding uncharacterized protein, giving the protein MGEKMRIYIGGLGATVMEGDLRKTFSSPVLGTVESVEIIRSKGRSFAYLDFIPASEKGLAKLFSTYNGCMWKGGRLKLEKAKEHYVFRLRREWTEDTDRGKKLPDQNVCVDENVHTWQTTKKNLDIEQMHLRIYFPKLRKIKPLPLKGSGKHKYSFQRVEVPPLPVHFCDCEEHSVPLKLAEKKFGIYLDTETCGVNEEELNMVKSVLNKFLERENRAKPVPNVNEFTEKTYTSISSVDNAQVHGYEEDQVSDEDGLVINIISHPHNRVSLVKNRGQEHESRGSKKSMHAFDKKRKTSVSMDDANVMSPYERKMRKQGSQDHIGDLRIDVTTRPAEIKSGSAHLTDGVALSKKSAWRDLVNQKGSATFHISDVLTNHNPEVASSSKKEMCDNRSSTDKESEKVTDIQPVKLSDVEDMRSSTDKESEKVPDIQPVKLSDVEDMRSSTDKESEKVPDIQPVELSDVEDMKSSTYKESEKVPDIQPIKLSEVEAMRSSRGAAWLQKSSWLQLVGDTTNRSFNLAQILPDVATSEKQESQRLYGNDVSSSTNKNQQIPVPNNRNHPVEDIGKPREKADSDTVIIAPEIPRITSFDALAKVQNHTSLDEQEDAASPATNKVPARVPMPVPDIVISDTCPFMRSAASMKEWTKVKATLSARKKKEKSKSKENENE; this is encoded by the exons ATGGGAGAGAAGATGAGGATTTATATAGGAGGATTGGGAGCTACTGTAATGGAAGGTGATTTGAGAAAGACTTTTAGTTCACCGGTTTTAGGGACTGTTGAATCTGTTGAAATTATTCGCAGCAAAGGTCGCAGCTTCGCCTACCTAGATTTCATTCCCGCCTCCGAGAAGGGACTCGCCAAGCTATTCAGCACG TACAATGGGTGTATGTGGAAGGGGGGGAGGCTTAAACTCGAGAAGGCCAAAGAACACTATGTTTTTCGTTTGAGACGTGAATGGACTGAAGATACCGATCGTGGGAAAAAGTTGCCAGATCAGAATGTTTGTGTTGATGAAAACGTGCATACTTGGCAGACAACCAAGAAAAACTTAGACATTGAACAAATGCATCTCCGGATTTATTTCCCCAAATTGAGAAAG ATAAAACCTCTGCCTCTCAAAGGATCGGGAAAGCACAAATATAGTTTTCAACGAGTTGAAGTTCCTCCCCTCCCCGTCCACTTCTGTGATTGTGAGGAGCATTCTGTGCCTCTCAAATTGGCTGAGAAAAAGTTTGGAATTTATCTTGACACAGAAACTTGTGGGGTGAATGAGGAAGAGCTTAACATGGTGAAGTCCGTATTGAACAAGTTCTTGGAGAGGGAGAACCGTGCTAAGCCAGTTCCTAACGTGAATGAATTTACTGAGAAAACATATACTTCTATTAGCTCAGTTGATAATGCACAAGTCCATGGCTATGAGGAGGATCAAGTTAGTGACGAAGACGGCCTTGTGATTAACATAATTTCTCACCCACATAACAGAGTTTCTCTGGTTAAGAACAGGGGACAGGAACATGAATCGCGTGGAAGTAAAAAATCGATGCATGCGTTTGACAAAAAGAGAAAAACATCTGTATCCATGGATGATGCAAATGTTATGTCCCCTTATGAAAGGAAGATGCGAAAGCAAGGCTCACAAGACCACATTGGTGATTTACGGATTGATGTGACAACTCGACCAGCAGAAATCAAATCAGGTTCCGCTCACTTGACTGATGGTGTGGCGTTATCGAAAAAGTCGGCATGGAGAGATCTGGTTAATCAGAAGGGAAGTGCTACTTTCCACATTTCAGATGTTTTGACGAACCATAATCCTGAAGTTGCATCCTCGAGCAAAAAAGAAATGTGTGACAACCGGTCAAGCACTGACAAAGAATCGGAAAAAGTTACTGATATTCAACCCGTTAAACTGAGCGATGTTGAAGATATGAGATCAAGCACGGACAAAGAATCGGAAAAAGTTCCTGATATTCAACCCGTTAAACTGAGCGATGTTGAAGATATGAGATCAAGCACCGACAAAGAATCGGAGAAAGTTCCTGATATTCAACCCGTTGAACTGAGCGATGTGGAAGATATGAAATCAAGCACTTACAAAGAATCGGAAAAAGTTCCTGATATTCAACCCATTAAACTGAGCGAAGTTGAAGCTATGAGATCATCCAGAGGTGCCGCATGGCTTCAAAAGTCATCATGGTTACAACTGGTTGGGGACACGACTAACAGGTCATTCAATCTTGCACAAATTTTGCCTGACGTTGCAACTTCAGAAAAACAAGAATCTCAACGGTTATATGGAAATGATGTTTCGAGTTCAACAAACAAAAACCAGCAAATACCAGTCCCCAACAATCGAAATCACCCTGTTGAAGATATTGGCAAACCTAGGGAAAAAGCTGACAGCGACACCGTCATAATCGCACCTGAAATTCCAAGAATAACGAGTTTTGATGCTTTAGCCAAGGTGCAGAATCACACGAGTCTAGATGAACAAGAAGATGCAGCCTCGCCAGCGACTAACAAAGTGCCTGCACGGGTGCCAATGCCAGTACCGGACATTGTTATAAGCGACACTTGTCCTTTCATGAGAAGTGCTGCTTCGATGAAAGAGTGGACGAAGGTGAAAGCAACTTTAAGTGCCCGTAAGAAAAAGGAGAAGTCGAAGTCGAAGGAGAACGAGAACGAGTAA
- the LOC140832354 gene encoding organic cation/carnitine transporter 7-like isoform X1, with protein sequence MEDRSSVYTLDEALSTLGFGKFQSLALVFTGVGWFSEAMEMNLLSFIGPAVKSEWSLSPTEESLLSTVVFGGMLIGAYFWGFLADTYGRRMGLRCITAVTVVAGFLSSFSPNYGSLLVLRCLLGFAVAGGHVFGSWLLEFIPSSNRGAWMLSLLIFWILGEVFEASIAWIIMPRLGWRWLLALSATPSLIALILSNFIPESPRYLHMKGKTNETLRILEKIALINRKDLPAGCLVSDQEMVIDEEDSTSEGTLLPSSIKKTTFLKSIFELFSSDLWGTTLLLWILHFTFTFAYYGVVLMTSSLNSGSNECESKPNNLEGSKDASLYVSVFIACLAEFPGFLIATILVDRIGRKLSMEILTLFGLILILPLSSHQNQIVTTALLFGARMFLFAAFSTLTIYAKEVYPTCVRASGSGLAISMGRIGGMICPLMAVGLVRGCHQTAAVVMFGIVIIMSGICVMFFKFETKGRVLTDNIVITAR encoded by the exons ATGGAAGATCGAAGCTCTGTATACACATTAGATGAAGCGCTTTCTACCCTGGGATTTGGGAAATTTCAAAGTCTGGCTCTGGTTTTCACCGGTGTCGGATGGTTTTCGGAGGCCATGGAGATGAATCTGCTGTCCTTTATTGGGCCAGCAGTCAAGTCTGAATGGTCACTTTCTCCCACGGAAGAGAGCCTCCTTTCGACTGTTGTTTTCGGTGGGATGCTAATCGGAGCTTATTTCTGGGGATTTTTAGCTGATACCTATGGGAGAAG AATGGGTCTTCGATGCATAACCGCAGTAACAGTTGTAGCTGGATTTCTAAGTTCATTTTCCCCCAATTACGGGTCGCTACTTGTGCTCCGATGTTTGCTTGGATTCGCTGTTGCAGGTGGACATGTTTTCGGATCTTGGTTACTTGAGTTCATACCAAGTTCTAACAGAGGTGCTTGGATGCTAAGTCTGCTGATTTTCTGGATTCTTGGTGAAGTGTTTGAAGCCTCAATTGCTTGG ATTATCATGCCAAGATTGGGGTGGAGATGGCTACTTGCTCTCTCTGCCACACCATCTCTAATAGCACTCATATTGTCCAATTTCATTCCAGAATCTCCAAGATACTTACACATGAAAGGTAAAACAAACGAAACACTGAGAATTTTGGAGAAAATTGCTCTTATCAACCGCAAAGACCTCCCAGCTGGTTGTCTTGTATCTGATCAAGAGATGGTTATAGACGAAGAGGATTCTACCTCGGAAGGAACCCTTCTCCCATCCTCAATTAAAAAGACGACGTTCCTCAAATCCATATTCGAACTCTTTTCATCTGATCTATGGGGGACCACTCTTCTGTTGTGGATTCTGCATTTCACATTCACATTTGCTTACTACGGAGTTGTGTTAATGACATCTTCATTGAACAGCGGAAGCAATGAGTGTGAATCGAAGCCTAATAATTTGGAAGGTTCAAAGGATGCTAGCCTCTATGTTAGTGTTTTTATAGCTTGTTTAGCAG AATTTCCGGGGTTCCTCATAGCAACAATTCTTGTGGATAGAATAGGCCGAAAGCTCAGCATGGAAATATTGACCCTTTTTGGGCTCATTCTAATCCTACCATTGTCTTCCCATCAGAATCAGATCGTAACAACGGCTTTGCTATTCGGTGCTCGAATGTTCCTTTTTGCTGCATTTTCCACCTTAACCATCTACGCAAAGGAG GTGTATCCAACATGTGTAAGGGCCAGTGGCTCAGGACTTGCAATCTCAATGGGAAGAATAGGTGGAATGATATGTCCACTCATGGCTGTGGGTTTGGTCAGAGGATGCCATCAAACTGCTGCCGTTGTTATGTTCGGGATTGTAATAATTATGTCGGGAATTTGTGTTATGTTTTTCAAATTTGAGACCAAGGGAAGAGTTTTAACAGACAACATTGTTATCACTGCACGATAA
- the LOC140832354 gene encoding organic cation/carnitine transporter 7-like isoform X2, translating to MGEGLIAGMLCFSATIVPAYTNNYLARMGLRCITAVTVVAGFLSSFSPNYGSLLVLRCLLGFAVAGGHVFGSWLLEFIPSSNRGAWMLSLLIFWILGEVFEASIAWIIMPRLGWRWLLALSATPSLIALILSNFIPESPRYLHMKGKTNETLRILEKIALINRKDLPAGCLVSDQEMVIDEEDSTSEGTLLPSSIKKTTFLKSIFELFSSDLWGTTLLLWILHFTFTFAYYGVVLMTSSLNSGSNECESKPNNLEGSKDASLYVSVFIACLAEFPGFLIATILVDRIGRKLSMEILTLFGLILILPLSSHQNQIVTTALLFGARMFLFAAFSTLTIYAKEVYPTCVRASGSGLAISMGRIGGMICPLMAVGLVRGCHQTAAVVMFGIVIIMSGICVMFFKFETKGRVLTDNIVITAR from the exons ATGGGAGAAG GTTTAATCGCGGGCATGCTCTGTTTTTCAGCAACAATTGTCCCTGCTTATACTAACAACTATCTTGCTCG AATGGGTCTTCGATGCATAACCGCAGTAACAGTTGTAGCTGGATTTCTAAGTTCATTTTCCCCCAATTACGGGTCGCTACTTGTGCTCCGATGTTTGCTTGGATTCGCTGTTGCAGGTGGACATGTTTTCGGATCTTGGTTACTTGAGTTCATACCAAGTTCTAACAGAGGTGCTTGGATGCTAAGTCTGCTGATTTTCTGGATTCTTGGTGAAGTGTTTGAAGCCTCAATTGCTTGG ATTATCATGCCAAGATTGGGGTGGAGATGGCTACTTGCTCTCTCTGCCACACCATCTCTAATAGCACTCATATTGTCCAATTTCATTCCAGAATCTCCAAGATACTTACACATGAAAGGTAAAACAAACGAAACACTGAGAATTTTGGAGAAAATTGCTCTTATCAACCGCAAAGACCTCCCAGCTGGTTGTCTTGTATCTGATCAAGAGATGGTTATAGACGAAGAGGATTCTACCTCGGAAGGAACCCTTCTCCCATCCTCAATTAAAAAGACGACGTTCCTCAAATCCATATTCGAACTCTTTTCATCTGATCTATGGGGGACCACTCTTCTGTTGTGGATTCTGCATTTCACATTCACATTTGCTTACTACGGAGTTGTGTTAATGACATCTTCATTGAACAGCGGAAGCAATGAGTGTGAATCGAAGCCTAATAATTTGGAAGGTTCAAAGGATGCTAGCCTCTATGTTAGTGTTTTTATAGCTTGTTTAGCAG AATTTCCGGGGTTCCTCATAGCAACAATTCTTGTGGATAGAATAGGCCGAAAGCTCAGCATGGAAATATTGACCCTTTTTGGGCTCATTCTAATCCTACCATTGTCTTCCCATCAGAATCAGATCGTAACAACGGCTTTGCTATTCGGTGCTCGAATGTTCCTTTTTGCTGCATTTTCCACCTTAACCATCTACGCAAAGGAG GTGTATCCAACATGTGTAAGGGCCAGTGGCTCAGGACTTGCAATCTCAATGGGAAGAATAGGTGGAATGATATGTCCACTCATGGCTGTGGGTTTGGTCAGAGGATGCCATCAAACTGCTGCCGTTGTTATGTTCGGGATTGTAATAATTATGTCGGGAATTTGTGTTATGTTTTTCAAATTTGAGACCAAGGGAAGAGTTTTAACAGACAACATTGTTATCACTGCACGATAA
- the LOC140832355 gene encoding pentatricopeptide repeat-containing protein At4g31070, mitochondrial, with protein sequence MLRQREYYHFEYVKRLISTTQGAATSAHRPDIAIKRLVSEGLYSQALSFYKQHIHPFESSSHTAFVFPSIAKACAHSQIHQSLGLQVHCNVIKNGLDSEFTVSNSIISMYCKFSSMENARRVFDEMLSRDTVSWNGLINGYIQNGLFSEALKMFLEMYAHGFVPKPELMASVVSACVKSENWRLGRAMHALVLLDERIEKSVFVSTALLDFYWRFDDSNTAFLIFDKMEEKNVVSWTSMISGCIDACDYFTGFMYFRAMQVQHMKPNRVTLITILPACADLDSILLGEEIHGYAIRHGFDSDSHLSSTLLHMYCQSGEGLKLGKLIFEKSGKDNIVMWSAIISGYSHRKDSATEAIRLFNEMQKIGILPNNVTILAVISACSNLASLLDGFVVHGCSLKLGLGTNLFIQNALINMYSKCGDLKASVQVFDEMATRDCVSWSALIHAYGLYGYADEALLVFNEMRESGIKADEVIYLAILSTCNNAGLVDEGQMVFDRALKDADVSLTMEHYACYIDLLGRAGKLENACDVVDRMPMAPSPRIWSSLVFACKLHGKLDIAESLACKLVSVQPDNPANHTLFSMVYAETGKWTGMEEVRRYMKERKLRKSCSFSKILFG encoded by the coding sequence ATGTTGAGACAAAGGGAATACTACCACTTCGAGTACGTCAAACGTTTGATTTCAACTACTCAAGGCGCCGCAACATCTGCTCACAGGCCCGACATTGCAATCAAGCGCTTGGTCTCGGAAGGACTGTACAGCCAAGCCCTTTCATTCTACAAACAACACATCCACCCGTTTGAATCAAGCTCACACACAGCCTTCGTTTTTCCATCCATCGCCAAAGCTTGTGCTCATTCCCAAATTCACCAATCTTTGGGTCTTCAGGTCCATTGCAACGTCATAAAAAATGGGCTTGATTCAGAATTTACTGTATCGAATTCCATTATATCAATGTATTGTAAGTTTTCGAGTATGGAGAATGCGCGGAGGGTGTTCGATGAAATGCTCAGTAGAGATACCGTTTCTTGGAATGGGTTGATTAATGGATATATTCAAAATGGGCTCTTTTCGGAGGCATTGAAGATGTTCTTGGAAATGTATGCGCATGGTTTTGTGCCCAAGCCTGAGCTGATGGCTAGTGTTGTTTCTGCATGTGTTAAGAGTGAAAATTGGAGGCTAGGAAGGGCTATGCATGCTCTTGTATTACTTGATGAGAGAATAGAGAAATCAGTTTTTGTTTCCACTGCATTGCTGGATTTCTATTGGAGGTTTGATGATTCGAATACGGCATTTCTTATTTTCGATAAGATGGAAGAAAAAAATGTGGTCTCTTGGACTTCTATGATTTCGGGATGCATCGATGCTTGTGACTATTTCACCGGATTCATGTATTTCCGAGCTATGCAAGTTCAACATATGAAGCCCAACAGAGTGACATTGATTACCATTTTACCAGCATGTGCAGATTTAGACTCAATATTGCTCGGCGAGGAGATTCATGGTTACGCTATACGCCACGGTTTTGATTCCGATTCACACTTATCATCGACTTTATTGCATATGTACTGTCAATCTGGCGAGGGATTGAAGCTTGGGAAGCTCATATTTGAAAAATCGGGTAAAGATAATATTGTTATGTGGAGTGCGATCATCTCAGGCTACTCTCACAGAAAGGATAGTGCTACAGAAGCTATAAGGCTATTTAATGAAATGCAAAAGATTGGGATTCTACCAAATAATGTTACCATATTGGCCGTTATTTCTGCATGTTCTAATCTAGCATCTTTACTAGATGGCTTTGTAGTCCATGGTTGCTCTTTGAAACTGGGTTTGGGTACCAACTTGTTCATTCAAAACGCTCTTATTAACATGTATTCCAAGTGTGGTGATCTTAAAGCTTCTGttcaagtgtttgatgaaatggcGACTAGGGATTGTGTTTCTTGGAGTGCTCTAATTCATGCGTATGGACTTTATGGCTATGCAGATGAAGCTCTGCTAGTCTTTAATGAGATGCGAGAGAGTGGAATAAAGGCTGATGAAGTGATATATCTTGCCATTTTATCCACTTGTAACAATGCTGGACTTGTAGATGAAGGCCAAATGGTTTTTGATCGAGCCTTAAAAGATGCAGATGTATCCTTGACGATGGagcattatgcttgttatattgATCTTCTTGGAAGAGCTGGTAAGCTTGAAAATGCGTGTGATGTTGTTGATAGAATGCCCATGGCACCTAGCCCAAGAATTTGGAGTTCATTGGTTTTTGCATGTAAACTTCATGGAAAATTGGATATTGCAGAATCATTAGCTTGTAAACTAGTTAGTGTTCAACCTGATAATCCTGCTAATCATACTTTGTTTAGTATGGTGTATGCGGAAACTGGTAAGTGGACTGGGATGGAAGAAGTGAGAAGATACATGAAGGAAAGGAAGTTGAGGAAGAGCTGTAGCTTTAGCAAAATTTTGTTTGGATAA